In one Pseudomonas sp. MM211 genomic region, the following are encoded:
- a CDS encoding S8/S53 family peptidase, protein MLRRPPLRPVLSALLLATIAPSVLAAEPLRLKHLYRCEDVLDSQRQTFCLDARGMASGNLQVLLDGKPLPASAVSRRDGLRITLNSDSYRSGPLWLQQGDAVSNPVWLSMAGSHVLAAKPSEVAKNMDGLNTYVDLVSVVIEEDAKGLETAKALAKKYGAEVVGAIPPLNTFQLRLPAKDLIQRDAMVLRLGSELSVDAVVIEESSAEEQEAPAGESADAHLDEEEWAANRFIDAVNYYQRRIPSKRSPIETKPVRIGLIERNVDFDAPDFKDYLGAAERDGHTPHTRLYSRDADKPNGHGSTVAGILAARWDNGGNTGFLRGLDGAGPGFEVIVDRNSDAGITANIAASVNLVEDGVRVLNWSWGIHRVGAKNIHGDEIDSLVRSGIAMSGYEELLEEFFLWLRREHPDVVVINSAGNGASFSGADDYRLPSSFVTEQLFVVGGHQRSERKDVAVDDPAYVTRRSSSNVDTRVDITAAACVRASTAEEGKQGSVHCGTSYATPLVAGVVAALMSINPELHPDQLRMLLRRSAMTIGEEFDFEPTDADDLTAPILPSERGFDLNDKDIGRSARLDMQKALDLTVRSLDSVK, encoded by the coding sequence ATGCTCCGCCGGCCACCGCTGCGCCCCGTTCTCAGCGCCCTGCTTCTGGCGACCATCGCGCCATCGGTACTGGCAGCCGAACCGCTGCGGCTCAAGCATCTGTACCGCTGTGAAGACGTGCTCGATAGCCAGCGCCAGACCTTCTGCCTCGACGCTCGTGGCATGGCAAGCGGCAACCTGCAGGTGTTGCTCGACGGTAAACCGCTGCCCGCCAGCGCAGTAAGCCGTCGCGATGGCCTGCGTATCACCCTGAACAGCGACAGCTACCGCAGTGGCCCGCTGTGGTTGCAGCAGGGCGACGCAGTCAGCAATCCAGTGTGGCTGTCCATGGCGGGTAGCCATGTACTGGCAGCCAAGCCGAGTGAAGTGGCCAAGAACATGGATGGCCTGAACACCTACGTCGACCTGGTCAGCGTGGTCATCGAAGAAGACGCGAAAGGCCTAGAGACGGCCAAGGCACTGGCGAAGAAATACGGCGCTGAAGTGGTCGGCGCGATTCCGCCGCTCAATACCTTCCAGCTGCGTCTGCCAGCCAAGGATCTGATCCAGCGCGATGCCATGGTGCTGCGCCTGGGTAGCGAGCTGAGCGTGGATGCCGTGGTGATCGAAGAATCCTCGGCGGAGGAACAGGAAGCGCCAGCTGGCGAGTCCGCAGATGCTCATCTCGACGAAGAGGAATGGGCAGCGAACCGCTTTATCGATGCGGTGAACTACTACCAGCGGCGTATCCCGTCCAAGCGCTCGCCCATCGAAACCAAACCGGTGCGCATCGGCCTGATCGAACGCAATGTCGACTTCGACGCTCCGGACTTCAAGGATTACCTCGGCGCCGCCGAGCGCGATGGCCATACCCCTCACACTCGCCTGTACAGCCGCGACGCCGACAAGCCGAACGGCCATGGCTCCACCGTTGCCGGCATTCTCGCCGCGCGCTGGGACAACGGCGGCAACACCGGTTTCCTGCGTGGCCTGGACGGCGCCGGCCCTGGCTTCGAAGTCATCGTCGACCGTAACTCGGATGCCGGCATCACCGCCAACATCGCCGCCTCGGTCAACCTGGTCGAAGATGGCGTTCGCGTGCTGAACTGGAGCTGGGGCATCCACCGCGTCGGCGCCAAGAATATCCATGGCGACGAGATCGACTCACTGGTGCGCTCAGGCATTGCCATGAGCGGCTACGAGGAACTGCTCGAAGAATTCTTCCTGTGGCTGCGCCGCGAGCACCCGGATGTGGTGGTCATCAACTCCGCCGGCAACGGTGCATCATTCTCCGGCGCAGACGACTACCGCCTGCCCTCCTCCTTCGTCACCGAGCAACTGTTCGTGGTCGGCGGCCACCAGCGCAGCGAGCGCAAGGACGTCGCGGTAGACGACCCGGCTTACGTTACCCGGCGCAGCTCCTCGAACGTCGATACCCGCGTCGACATCACTGCTGCCGCCTGCGTGCGCGCCTCCACAGCAGAAGAAGGCAAACAGGGCAGCGTGCATTGCGGCACCTCCTACGCCACGCCACTGGTGGCGGGCGTGGTCGCGGCACTGATGTCGATCAACCCCGAGCTGCATCCCGATCAGTTGCGCATGTTGCTGCGCCGCAGCGCCATGACCATCGGCGAGGAATTCGACTTCGAGCCCACCGATGCCGACGACCTGACAGCGCCGATTCTGCCCTCCGAACGTGGCTTCGATCTGAATGACAAGGACATCGGCCGCTCGGCCAGGCTGGACATGCAGAAAGCCCTGGATCTGACGGTGCGCAGCCTCGATAGCGTGAAATAG
- a CDS encoding transcriptional regulator has translation MTTQAQTHNWDLIERILHDVQNSAGQAFVPRRCAEELAEALQQAGQDVQDIDGLKAQADRYEATLLAGGFIEPRPESEGGNGENFVLTPRGSQLLSMIDSTFPGEEHPREVLDQHGLAALTPEVFDGLGPKATLV, from the coding sequence ATGACGACTCAGGCCCAAACCCATAACTGGGATCTCATCGAGCGCATACTGCACGACGTGCAGAACAGCGCCGGCCAGGCGTTCGTGCCGCGTCGCTGTGCCGAGGAACTGGCCGAGGCGCTGCAGCAGGCTGGTCAGGATGTGCAGGATATCGACGGGCTCAAGGCCCAGGCCGATCGCTATGAAGCCACGCTGCTCGCTGGCGGCTTTATCGAACCACGCCCGGAAAGTGAGGGCGGTAATGGGGAAAACTTTGTGCTCACCCCGCGCGGCTCCCAGTTGCTGAGCATGATCGACAGCACCTTCCCCGGGGAAGAGCATCCGCGTGAGGTACTCGACCAGCACGGGCTGGCGGCGCTGACGCCAGAGGTGTTCGATGGGCTGGGGCCCAAGGCCACGCTAGTTTGA
- a CDS encoding substrate-binding periplasmic protein → MRMKWWVVGLSLLALDCVAEELRIGFGTHKPPYVFERQNRGLEYDVVVAAARAAGFTVKPYYSPMERLHRSFKLGEIEAMTTTNAKDGAAPFYSQPYIYYQNVAMSLASRGYRIERISDLRHYSVRAFQRARFLLGDEFRQMAEDNPRYHEEAQQVARNRLLYSGRVDVVIGDRRILHYFNREVYAQVDVGQPVIEYPLFPATPYHLGLHDEALRDRFDKGLAAIRASGEYAEIERRYAIY, encoded by the coding sequence ATGCGCATGAAGTGGTGGGTAGTCGGATTGTCGCTCCTCGCGCTGGATTGCGTGGCCGAGGAGTTGAGAATCGGCTTTGGCACCCACAAGCCACCCTATGTCTTTGAGAGGCAGAACAGAGGGCTCGAGTATGACGTAGTGGTCGCTGCTGCGCGTGCCGCCGGCTTTACGGTGAAGCCTTATTACTCGCCCATGGAGCGTCTGCATCGTTCCTTCAAACTTGGTGAGATTGAGGCGATGACCACCACAAACGCCAAGGATGGGGCAGCGCCTTTCTATTCGCAGCCTTACATCTACTACCAGAACGTTGCCATGTCATTGGCATCTCGCGGCTATCGCATAGAGCGCATCAGTGATTTGCGGCACTACTCGGTTCGCGCTTTCCAGCGCGCCCGTTTCCTGCTCGGCGACGAGTTCCGGCAAATGGCCGAAGACAACCCCCGTTATCATGAGGAAGCCCAGCAGGTCGCCCGCAATCGGCTGCTTTATAGCGGGCGTGTGGATGTAGTAATTGGTGACCGGCGCATCCTGCATTACTTCAATCGCGAGGTGTATGCCCAGGTCGATGTCGGCCAGCCGGTCATCGAATACCCGCTCTTTCCCGCCACCCCCTACCATCTGGGGTTACACGACGAGGCGCTGCGTGATCGCTTCGATAAGGGCTTGGCAGCTATCCGCGCCAGCGGCGAGTACGCTGAGATCGAACGGCGTTACGCGATTTATTGA
- a CDS encoding LTA synthase family protein yields MRFFSPWLQRPVSALAALVVLFILLPLISRYTLGWSHPFGYLSDLAIGSLLLWLVQRRSLLLGIPLILGWVTLNLGTAELVSAVGRMPEPADLHYLTDAQFISHSTQGGGLTHPWLAAGLISAALAFFALLAVSRKQRTSRPSTAWLLLPLGLFSAHGISQYHSPSEADQWLQFNLPHKWLAEGISTAQIGVEDWIARGQPSSPPDVTGLTRLDMDGTSLLSEPGRARNVLIITLEGIPGAYIAASRQAIGSSYQADPMPRLSQWAERGMLTNDYVLHGHQTIRGLYAMLCGDYDKLASGTPKGIELLANAERSAQCLPAQLREQGFSTHFLQGAGLRFMAKDQIMPRMGFEKTLGRDWFRNTPYLDFAWGMDDKSYFEGALTYVDGLRKQKAPWMLTLLTVGTHQPYSAPADYLDRHPNAKQAAIAYLDDAVGEFLEALDKRGVLDDTLVIVTSDESHGIENVRLASAWGFNLMLAPEQAQLPSIKEGVYGHVDLTASVLDYFALPLPADIAGRSMLRDYAQGREIISYTNGLLREHDGRGTLTECNFQQVCRRYASPGFIADHAHYLGRVSGKPARLVSQRAELLDRSLSDGQGNQLLQFASNERIRLRTTPGDDWADNLIGAQYLELPKGTQTTVTLKINALKMAKSGATLRLKTKEFDRDVLINIPEIPLLKEGQPLELSFAFDNLDTRKAFSFHLVGEGKGSIEITDFSVATRPIEAELLAAQAEEESAELTQ; encoded by the coding sequence GTGCGTTTTTTCAGCCCCTGGCTGCAGCGACCTGTCAGTGCTCTGGCAGCGCTGGTTGTCTTATTCATTTTGCTTCCCTTGATCAGCCGCTACACATTGGGCTGGTCGCATCCCTTCGGTTATCTCTCGGATCTGGCCATCGGCAGCCTGTTGCTGTGGCTGGTACAACGCCGCAGTCTGTTGCTCGGCATTCCGCTGATTCTGGGCTGGGTAACGCTGAACCTCGGTACCGCCGAGTTGGTCAGCGCCGTAGGGCGAATGCCGGAGCCGGCAGATCTGCATTACCTCACCGATGCACAATTTATCAGCCACTCGACCCAGGGCGGCGGCCTCACTCATCCCTGGCTGGCTGCCGGGCTGATCTCGGCTGCGCTGGCGTTCTTCGCCCTGCTTGCCGTCAGCCGCAAACAACGCACCAGCAGACCATCGACGGCCTGGCTGCTGCTACCGCTCGGCCTGTTCAGCGCACACGGCATCTCCCAGTACCACAGCCCCAGCGAAGCGGATCAGTGGTTGCAGTTCAACCTGCCGCACAAGTGGCTGGCGGAAGGTATCAGCACCGCTCAAATCGGCGTCGAAGACTGGATCGCCCGGGGCCAGCCAAGCAGTCCACCGGACGTAACCGGACTGACCCGGCTGGACATGGACGGTACCTCGCTATTGAGCGAGCCCGGCCGCGCGCGCAATGTTCTGATCATCACCCTGGAAGGCATTCCCGGCGCCTATATCGCCGCCAGCCGCCAGGCCATCGGCAGCAGCTACCAGGCTGACCCGATGCCACGCCTGAGCCAATGGGCCGAACGCGGCATGCTGACCAATGATTACGTACTGCACGGCCACCAGACCATCCGTGGCCTCTACGCGATGCTCTGTGGCGACTACGACAAGCTCGCCTCGGGCACGCCGAAAGGCATCGAGCTACTGGCCAATGCCGAGCGCAGCGCCCAGTGCCTGCCTGCGCAATTGCGCGAACAGGGCTTCAGCACGCACTTCCTACAGGGCGCCGGGCTGCGTTTCATGGCCAAGGATCAGATCATGCCGCGCATGGGGTTCGAGAAGACCCTGGGCCGCGACTGGTTCCGTAATACGCCCTACCTCGATTTCGCCTGGGGCATGGATGACAAATCCTACTTCGAAGGCGCGCTGACCTACGTCGATGGCCTGCGCAAGCAGAAAGCGCCATGGATGCTGACTCTGCTGACCGTCGGCACCCATCAGCCCTACTCCGCCCCGGCCGACTACCTCGACCGCCACCCCAACGCTAAACAGGCTGCCATTGCCTACTTGGACGACGCTGTTGGCGAGTTCCTCGAGGCCCTGGACAAGCGCGGCGTACTCGACGACACCCTGGTGATCGTCACCTCCGACGAGTCCCACGGTATCGAGAATGTGCGCCTCGCTTCGGCCTGGGGCTTCAACCTGATGCTGGCTCCCGAGCAGGCTCAGTTGCCGTCGATCAAAGAAGGCGTTTACGGGCACGTCGATCTCACCGCCTCGGTTCTCGATTACTTCGCCCTGCCGTTGCCGGCGGATATCGCTGGTCGCTCGATGCTGCGTGACTACGCCCAAGGCCGCGAGATCATTTCATACACCAACGGCCTGCTGCGCGAGCACGACGGCCGCGGCACACTCACCGAATGTAATTTCCAGCAGGTCTGCCGCCGCTATGCCAGCCCTGGCTTCATTGCCGATCACGCACACTACCTCGGCCGCGTCAGCGGCAAGCCGGCGCGTCTGGTGAGTCAGCGTGCAGAGTTGCTGGATCGTTCACTCAGCGATGGCCAGGGCAACCAGCTGCTGCAGTTCGCCAGCAACGAACGTATTCGCTTGCGCACTACGCCAGGCGACGACTGGGCCGACAACCTGATTGGTGCCCAGTACCTGGAGCTGCCAAAAGGCACACAGACGACAGTGACGCTGAAGATCAATGCGCTGAAGATGGCCAAGTCCGGCGCTACGCTGCGCCTAAAAACCAAGGAGTTCGACCGTGATGTACTGATCAACATCCCGGAGATCCCGCTGTTGAAGGAAGGCCAACCCTTGGAGCTGAGCTTTGCCTTCGACAACCTCGATACGCGCAAGGCGTTTTCCTTCCACCTCGTGGGCGAAGGCAAAGGCTCCATCGAAATCACCGATTTCAGCGTCGCTACGCGGCCTATCGAAGCCGAACTGCTGGCAGCTCAGGCAGAGGAAGAAAGTGCAGAATTGACCCAGTGA
- a CDS encoding CvfB family protein, producing MAVIGRMNSLQVVKHTDFGLYLDGGADGEILLPKRYIPKETPSEVEDWLNVFLYLDSEDKLIATTEKPKVQVGEFASLKVVDINRVGLFLDWGLPKDLLLPHSEEKRPLQIGDYCVVHVFVDKRSRRITATARLDRYLDKVPATYKAGEEVDLLVVEPTDMGFKAIINGKHWGLIHKNEVIGFMRAGIRQPGFIKDMRSDGKISLSLQPIGQQAAGGLSEQILSRLRDSGGTLEVSDKSSPERISEMFRVSKGNFKKAIGGLYKQGLIHIHEDRIELAK from the coding sequence ATGGCTGTTATCGGACGTATGAATTCCTTGCAGGTCGTCAAGCACACCGACTTCGGTCTGTACCTGGATGGCGGGGCGGATGGCGAGATCCTGCTGCCCAAGCGTTACATCCCCAAGGAGACGCCGAGCGAGGTGGAGGACTGGCTCAACGTGTTCCTCTATCTGGACAGTGAAGACAAGTTGATCGCCACCACCGAGAAACCCAAGGTGCAAGTCGGCGAGTTCGCCAGCCTGAAAGTGGTCGACATCAATCGCGTTGGCCTGTTTCTCGACTGGGGCCTGCCCAAGGATCTGCTACTGCCGCACTCCGAAGAGAAGCGGCCCTTGCAGATCGGTGATTACTGCGTGGTGCACGTGTTCGTCGACAAACGCAGCCGCCGCATCACCGCGACCGCGCGACTGGATCGTTACCTGGACAAGGTGCCAGCGACCTACAAGGCTGGCGAAGAAGTCGATCTACTGGTGGTCGAGCCTACCGATATGGGCTTCAAAGCCATCATCAATGGCAAGCACTGGGGGCTGATCCACAAGAACGAAGTGATCGGCTTCATGCGTGCAGGCATCCGCCAGCCGGGCTTCATCAAGGACATGCGCAGCGACGGCAAGATCAGCCTCAGCCTGCAGCCCATCGGTCAGCAAGCGGCGGGTGGCCTCAGCGAGCAAATTCTCAGCCGCCTGCGTGACAGTGGCGGCACGCTGGAGGTAAGTGACAAAAGCTCGCCAGAACGTATTAGCGAGATGTTCCGGGTCAGTAAAGGTAACTTCAAGAAAGCCATTGGCGGCCTGTACAAGCAGGGGCTGATTCACATCCATGAAGACCGCATCGAACTGGCCAAATAA
- a CDS encoding bleomycin resistance protein, protein MFHRNKLVPELMVTDLQSSLAFWVSCLGFKVAYQRPEDGFAYLDLDGAQVMLEQVDASASQWLAAPLARPFGRGINLQVDVPAVGLIIQRLDLAGFSLFRDCTDTWYRVDSVEVGQREFIVQDPDGYLVRLVERLGERLYPSS, encoded by the coding sequence ATGTTTCATCGCAACAAGCTGGTGCCGGAACTGATGGTCACCGACCTGCAGAGCAGCCTTGCGTTCTGGGTGTCCTGCCTGGGTTTCAAGGTGGCGTATCAGCGCCCGGAAGATGGGTTCGCTTACCTGGATCTGGATGGCGCTCAGGTCATGCTCGAACAGGTTGATGCCTCGGCAAGCCAATGGCTCGCCGCGCCATTGGCCCGGCCATTTGGAAGAGGTATCAATCTGCAGGTGGACGTTCCTGCGGTTGGGCTCATCATCCAGCGCCTTGACCTGGCGGGTTTCAGCCTGTTTCGAGACTGTACGGATACCTGGTACAGGGTTGATTCCGTGGAGGTGGGCCAGCGCGAGTTCATTGTCCAGGATCCCGATGGCTACCTCGTCAGGCTGGTGGAGCGCTTGGGTGAGCGGCTATACCCTTCAAGTTGA
- a CDS encoding IS3 family transposase, with product MEPRRFHSSREESRHDRPQAADARAAHQRARAAARSGDTESPFLRGCSGCSEDRLRCVDRKKATRQVLTQRQVEGLSIGRACQFMGISRQAYYKRNRAIDGRTDESGSVARYVSQIRMRLPRVGTRKLHYLLHQQPSPELKVGRDRLFSILAEHRLLVQPKRAYYKTTNSFHRFRRHPNLLKDGPGQVIATAPENVWVADITYLPGQSDPLYLSLVTDAFSRKIVGHHVHQGLHADSVAKAFRAALRKRRKNAPLVHHSDRGIQYCSALYQGLHERYGVRCSMTDGYDCYQNALAERVNGILKAELLPARFESFEQARQLVDEAVRIYNTERPHLALKYKTPDAVHRAF from the coding sequence TTGGAGCCAAGGCGCTTCCATTCGAGCCGAGAGGAGTCGCGTCATGACCGCCCCCAAGCCGCCGACGCCAGAGCAGCGCATCAAAGAGCTCGAGCAGCAGCTCGAAGTGGCGACACAGAAAGCCCATTTCTTCGAGGCTGTAGTGGATGTTCTGAAGACCGACTACGGTGTGTCGATCGTAAAAAAGCGACCCGGCAAGTCCTCACACAAAGGCAAGTCGAAGGGCTGAGTATCGGTAGGGCTTGCCAGTTCATGGGAATCAGTCGTCAGGCCTATTACAAGCGCAACCGAGCGATTGACGGCAGGACGGATGAGTCGGGAAGCGTTGCACGGTACGTTAGCCAGATCCGAATGCGCCTGCCGCGAGTGGGCACCCGCAAACTGCATTACCTCCTGCACCAACAACCGAGCCCTGAGCTGAAGGTTGGTCGTGATCGTCTCTTCAGTATCTTGGCCGAGCATCGTCTACTGGTGCAGCCCAAGCGTGCGTATTACAAGACCACGAACAGCTTTCACCGGTTTCGTCGGCATCCCAACCTGCTCAAGGACGGGCCTGGGCAGGTGATTGCAACCGCGCCCGAGAATGTCTGGGTTGCTGACATCACCTACCTTCCCGGCCAGAGTGACCCACTGTACTTGAGCCTGGTCACAGACGCTTTCTCGCGCAAGATAGTGGGCCATCACGTCCATCAGGGGCTGCACGCAGACTCCGTTGCCAAAGCCTTCAGGGCGGCGCTGCGCAAGCGCCGAAAAAACGCCCCACTTGTGCATCACTCAGATCGGGGGATCCAGTACTGCTCAGCACTTTACCAAGGGCTACACGAGCGCTATGGGGTGCGCTGCTCGATGACGGATGGCTATGACTGCTACCAGAACGCACTGGCTGAGCGAGTCAATGGGATTTTGAAGGCGGAGCTTTTACCTGCGCGCTTTGAGAGCTTCGAGCAGGCACGGCAATTAGTGGATGAGGCGGTGCGGATTTATAACACCGAGCGACCTCACTTAGCGCTTAAATACAAAACGCCCGATGCAGTGCATCGGGCGTTTTGA
- a CDS encoding YdgA family protein, translated as MKKIVGIAVGVVVAVGVLSTAGAWYTGTQLPGVLQNAIAEANQQGQDALLGTGATIKLELVSLDTRFFTSTAHYRLSFDAPAKEDVPRHLEVLLVDNIEHGPLPVSRLKRLNLWPVMAASNYALEANELTQKWFDAAKGAAPLTGQGSLGYDGSTSGTLVLTPLDFAPTATSAVKFSGLSFDIEASKHAEKLLVSGTMNSLLISVAEGEEAPIQAELRGLTLDSDQHLASGDFYLGDSSLKLATAQIKVGDKPAVLIKDMAQFGSLQETSGMLNGRMGYDIGMVSYDGKDLAGMHMLWSLKNIDAAVVQSLLEFYREKLTPIQQAQALDQEAPDFAFSDAEEARLKSDLEKLLSAKPQIALEKYSVKTTNGEASLSMALDLNKPESFELAPDEIAKQMIAKLEAKLSIAKAIIGDGVRAQAMIEGQTDAKAIEDQAAMFTEMGSGMALGTGLLTLEGDTLQSSLHYANDKVTFNGQDMTVEEFAMFVMSKANGLGGGALGGDDQSQYDDSEEAYPEGGIGEEDYNQYEPQDEAADEQ; from the coding sequence ATGAAAAAAATTGTAGGAATAGCGGTCGGCGTTGTGGTTGCCGTTGGCGTGCTCAGCACAGCCGGGGCCTGGTACACCGGTACTCAGTTGCCGGGTGTTTTGCAGAACGCCATTGCAGAAGCCAACCAGCAAGGCCAGGACGCATTGCTGGGTACAGGCGCAACGATCAAACTGGAGCTGGTGTCACTGGACACTCGTTTTTTCACCAGTACGGCTCATTACCGCCTCAGTTTCGACGCGCCAGCCAAGGAAGACGTGCCTAGACACCTGGAAGTTCTACTGGTGGACAACATCGAGCACGGCCCGTTGCCAGTGTCGCGTCTGAAGCGTCTCAACCTGTGGCCGGTCATGGCCGCCAGCAACTACGCGCTGGAAGCCAACGAACTCACCCAGAAGTGGTTCGATGCCGCCAAAGGCGCTGCGCCGCTTACCGGCCAAGGCAGCCTGGGCTATGACGGCTCGACTAGCGGCACCCTGGTGCTTACCCCCCTCGACTTCGCTCCAACAGCGACCTCGGCGGTCAAGTTCTCCGGTCTGTCATTTGATATCGAAGCCAGCAAACACGCGGAAAAGCTCCTAGTCAGCGGCACGATGAACAGCCTGCTTATCAGCGTTGCTGAAGGCGAAGAAGCCCCCATCCAGGCTGAACTGCGCGGCTTGACTCTCGATAGCGATCAGCACCTGGCCAGTGGCGATTTCTACCTGGGTGACAGCAGCCTCAAACTGGCCACCGCGCAGATCAAGGTAGGTGACAAGCCTGCCGTGCTGATCAAGGACATGGCCCAGTTCGGTAGCCTGCAGGAAACCAGTGGCATGCTGAACGGGCGTATGGGCTACGACATCGGCATGGTCAGTTACGACGGCAAAGACCTCGCCGGCATGCACATGCTCTGGTCGCTGAAGAATATCGATGCGGCTGTCGTGCAATCGCTGCTTGAGTTTTACCGCGAAAAACTTACCCCTATCCAGCAAGCTCAGGCACTTGATCAGGAAGCACCGGACTTTGCCTTCTCCGACGCGGAAGAAGCGCGCCTGAAGAGCGACCTCGAGAAGCTGCTGAGTGCCAAACCGCAGATCGCTCTGGAAAAATACAGCGTCAAAACCACCAACGGCGAAGCATCGCTGAGCATGGCACTGGATCTGAACAAGCCCGAGTCGTTCGAGCTGGCGCCAGACGAGATTGCCAAGCAGATGATCGCCAAACTGGAAGCCAAGCTGTCCATCGCCAAGGCGATCATCGGTGATGGTGTCCGTGCTCAGGCAATGATCGAGGGTCAAACCGACGCCAAGGCAATCGAAGATCAGGCGGCCATGTTCACCGAAATGGGTAGCGGCATGGCTCTCGGTACCGGCTTGCTGACTCTGGAAGGCGATACCTTGCAATCGTCGCTGCACTACGCCAATGACAAGGTGACCTTCAACGGCCAGGACATGACCGTCGAAGAGTTCGCCATGTTCGTCATGTCCAAGGCCAACGGCCTGGGCGGTGGTGCTCTGGGTGGTGACGATCAGTCGCAATACGACGACTCGGAAGAAGCCTACCCCGAAGGTGGCATCGGCGAAGAAGACTACAACCAGTATGAACCGCAGGACGAGGCTGCTGACGAGCAGTGA
- a CDS encoding TetR/AcrR family transcriptional regulator, giving the protein MSTIRTSLKPRKAAVQARSTATVEALHTATLQVLTQQGLIRCTTTRVAERAGMSVGSLYQYYPNRDALLAAILEKHLLEVAESVELACSELLGKPVAAMASGLVVAFFAVKLRDPAGSKALYAIAAERGGAELVRRITTRMVAAIAAMLKSATDAHFDDPVVTAAISLSAVSGPVRALLEGHTPPGFEKGLEQQIVALLRAYLQTYQKPA; this is encoded by the coding sequence ATGAGCACCATTAGAACGTCATTAAAGCCCAGAAAAGCGGCCGTTCAGGCCCGCTCCACAGCGACTGTCGAGGCTTTGCATACCGCGACCCTTCAGGTTTTGACCCAGCAGGGTCTGATCCGATGCACCACGACGCGCGTGGCCGAACGCGCTGGAATGTCTGTCGGCAGCCTTTATCAGTACTATCCAAACCGCGATGCACTGCTTGCCGCGATACTCGAAAAACACCTGCTCGAGGTTGCCGAGAGCGTTGAACTGGCCTGCAGCGAATTGCTGGGCAAACCTGTCGCTGCAATGGCCTCAGGTCTTGTCGTGGCGTTCTTTGCCGTCAAACTGCGCGACCCTGCGGGGTCGAAAGCGCTCTATGCCATCGCAGCAGAGCGAGGCGGAGCCGAACTGGTCAGGCGCATCACGACACGCATGGTGGCAGCCATTGCAGCCATGCTGAAAAGCGCAACCGATGCCCATTTTGACGATCCCGTCGTGACTGCAGCGATTTCACTCAGTGCCGTTTCAGGCCCGGTGCGAGCCTTGCTCGAAGGCCATACTCCACCGGGCTTCGAAAAAGGCCTCGAACAGCAGATCGTGGCACTTTTGCGGGCCTACCTGCAGACATATCAGAAGCCTGCATAA
- a CDS encoding aldo/keto reductase family oxidoreductase gives MSSLDKSGTFILGDKRVNRIGYGAMQLAGPGVFGPPKDRDAALAVLREAVASGVNHIDTSDFYGPHITNQLIREALHPYQDSLTIVTKIGARRDGEGAWLPAISKEELKQAVHDNLRNLGVDVLDVVNFRAMHGPMGPAEGSIEEPLRVLAELQQQGLVRHIGISNVTPTQLAQARKIVNVVCVQNHYNIAHQHDNAMIDELARDDIAYVPFFPLGGFTPLQSSVLSSIAERLAVTPMQLALAWLLRRSANILLIPGTSSVNHLRENLAVSELVLSDETLAVLNTIAG, from the coding sequence ATGAGCAGCTTAGATAAAAGCGGCACCTTCATTCTCGGTGATAAGCGGGTGAATCGGATTGGCTACGGCGCGATGCAGCTCGCCGGGCCTGGTGTATTCGGTCCTCCGAAGGATCGTGACGCGGCGCTGGCCGTGTTGCGCGAGGCCGTCGCCTCAGGTGTGAACCATATCGATACCAGCGATTTCTACGGGCCGCATATCACCAACCAGCTTATTCGTGAGGCGCTGCATCCGTATCAGGACAGCCTGACCATCGTTACCAAGATCGGCGCGCGTCGAGACGGCGAGGGCGCCTGGCTTCCTGCGATTTCGAAAGAGGAGCTGAAGCAGGCCGTGCACGACAACCTGCGCAATCTCGGCGTAGACGTGTTGGATGTGGTGAACTTCCGTGCGATGCATGGCCCCATGGGGCCGGCCGAGGGTTCCATCGAGGAGCCACTGAGGGTTCTCGCCGAGTTGCAGCAGCAAGGGCTGGTGCGCCATATCGGCATCAGCAACGTTACGCCCACGCAATTGGCTCAAGCACGCAAGATCGTCAATGTCGTTTGCGTGCAGAACCACTACAACATTGCTCATCAGCACGATAACGCCATGATCGACGAGCTGGCTCGGGATGACATCGCCTATGTGCCGTTCTTTCCGCTAGGTGGGTTCACGCCGCTTCAGTCGTCCGTGTTGTCGAGCATTGCAGAGCGGCTTGCTGTGACGCCGATGCAGTTGGCATTGGCCTGGTTGCTTCGTCGATCAGCCAATATCCTGCTGATCCCCGGCACTTCTTCGGTCAACCATTTGCGAGAAAACCTTGCCGTGAGTGAGCTGGTTCTGTCGGATGAGACGCTGGCAGTTTTGAACACAATCGCTGGTTGA